CCGTGCAGCCCGGTGAGGCTCCCCGCCTCCACCTGCACCAGCGCCCCCTGCCGCACCAGGTCCCCCAGCAGATCCGGCCTGTGCTGCAGGACGTGGTTTCGCTCCGGGTGGGCCAGGACGGGCACCACCCCTTGCAGGCGCACGCGAAACAGCACTTCGGCAGTCCAGCGGGGGAACTCGCCCGCCGGCAACTCCACCAGCAGGTGGTCACCCCGGTCTCCCAGGGTCGTCAGGACACCCCTGCGCAGGAGGTCGGGGACCTCCAGGGAGAGGAATACCTCGGAGCCCTCCAGCACCTCCAGCGAAATCCCCGTCGTAGCGATGCGCTCCCGGAA
The Bacillota bacterium genome window above contains:
- a CDS encoding CpsB/CapC family capsule biosynthesis tyrosine phosphatase, which produces MHVHALPGVDDGAADWGESLEMARQAAACGVTHLVVTPHYLPGVYDADASLVRQLTGEFRERIATTGISLEVLEGSEVFLSLEVPDLLRRGVLTTLGDRGDHLLVELPAGEFPRWTAEVLFRVRLQGVVPVLAHPERNHVLQHRPDLLGDLVRQGALVQVEAGSLTGLHG